CGTCCCGGCATCACGACGTCCTTCACGGTCGGCGGCGCCGAGGGCTACATGACCGCCAACTCCTACCCGGACGACGGTCTCGGCGAGGTCTTCCTGAAGATGTCCAAGCAGGGCTCGACCCTCGCGGGCATGATGGACGCCTTCTCCATCGCGGTCTCCGTCGGCCTCCAGTACGGCGTCCCGCTGGAGACGTACGTCTCGAAGTTCACGAACATGCGCTTCGAGCCGGCCGGTATGACGGACGACCCGGACGTGCGGATGGCGCAGTCGATCGTCGACTACATCTTCCGCCGCCTGGCGCTGGACTTCCTGCCGTTCGAGACGCGCTCCGCGCTCGGCATCCACTCCGCCGAGGAGCGCCAGCGTCACCTGGAGACCGGTTCGTACGAGCCGAACGAGGACGAGGTCGACGTCGAGGGTCTGGCCCAGTCGGCGCCGCGCGCCCAGGAGCTGAAGGCCGTCTCCGAGCCGAAGAAGGAAGAGGCGGCAACGCCCGCCCCGCAGCAGGCCCACACCAGCGCCGAACTGGTGGAGATGCAGCTGGGCATCCAGGCCGACGCCCCGCTGTGCTTCTCCTGCGGTACGAAGATGCAGCGCGCCGGTTCCTGCTACATCTGCGAGGGCTGCGGCTCGACCAGCGGTTGCAGCTGACGCCGAGGGCCTGAGCCGATGACAGAGGGGCACCGCCTTCGGGCGGTGCCCCTCTTGTCGTCACGGGCCGCGGATGTCGGAGAGCCTGTCCCGTACGCCGTCCAGCCCCGAACGGACGGTGTCCTGGTCGCCGATGTCCAACCCGTGCGTGACCTCGTACCAGGGGCCCAGGCGGTGCCAGATGCGGGAGCGTTCGCGCAGCGCCGGTGGTGCCGCGTAGGCGGTGATGCAGGCCTCGGCGAACGCCGGTGAGGTGCCGTTGAGCGCCCATGCCAGGTCGATGGCGGGGTCCCCGATGTGCGCGTCGCCGAAGTCGATGACGCCCGTGAGGGCACCGTCCTGGGCCAGCAGGTGCTCGGGTCCGAGATCCCCGTGGACGAGGGCCTCGGCGGGCAGCCTGCTGACGGCCTTCAGCAGGTCGGAGGCGGGGGCGCGCCGATCCGGCGGCAGGAGGGGCAGCACGCGAGCCCGGAAGTCGTCCGCCAGGGCCGCGCGTTCCAGGAGCACTTCCCGCGCGGGCGGCACACCGCGTCGCACGGCCTCTTCGGTGTCCGCACTGTGCAGTGCCCGCAGGAACAGCCCCAAGACGCGTCCCTGGAAGGCGTCCGGCTCTGCCAGCGGTTCGCCCGGGACCAGGGCGTGCCGCACGATGAGCGGATCGCCTGCCAGGATGTGGGGCACCGGCACAGCGAGCGGCACGTACGGCGCGAGCCATGGCAGCAGGCGGGTCTCCGTCCGAAGTTGCCGTTCCACGTCCGGGCGGCGGGGACGGCGTTCGACCCAGCGGCCGTCGACCAGCCGGGCCTCGCAGTCCCAGCCGTCCGGGAACACCCAGTTCACCCCTGGCTCCTGCGGGCTCGCGGGGGAGAGAGACTCAGGGCCGGTGTGCGGCACCCATCGTCCTGGCGAAGTCCACGGGATCACCCTCGAAACCACGCAGGCCGGGGTTGAAGTCCCAGGGACCGGAACCGTCGCGGACGAACTCCGCGACCGTCGCCGCCGTGGCCCCCAGAACACCCCCGAAGTTGTCCTCGGCCAGGACGGTGTATCCCTCGCGGATGCGTAGTCCTGGGTTCACCACACTGACGAAAGTGCGCTCCGCCGGGCGTTGCTGGATGACGACACCGACCACCACGCGCGCGTACCGGCCGTCGAGCCGGTCGAGTTCCAGCGTCATGACCTCGTCGTAGCCGAAGCCCTGGCCGTCCTTGCTGTCCCGGTTGAGATAGATGGTGCCGTCGGGGGAGCGGCTGTCGAAGTGCACCACATAGGCGGGATCGCCGTGCGGATCGTCCGCCGGATAGGTCGCCGCGACGAGGTCCAGGTCGGTGGACGGCTGCCCCGCCGGACTGGGATCCCACCGCACCGCGATCTCGACCTTGCGAAGCCCCTTGTTGAGCCCGTCCACCAGCGTCCCCTTCCCCGTACGACCCGCCCGTCCGCCTCAACTGCCGGGCACTCACGACTGTTTGTCCATCCTGCCACGCGTGCGGGTGCGCGCGCCGGAGAGCGGCCCAGCCGAGAGTGACCTGCGCCACGCTCCGTGGCCTTACCATGGCGCGGTGCTGGTCAAGTGGATTCGCTGCACCGTGGTGGACCGCCGCGGTTTCGAGCGGGGGCAGCGGAAGTGGGCGGGGCTTCTGGGGGAGCCGGGGTTTCGGGGACAGGGGGGTGGCTGGAGCCGGGGGCGGCCGGGCGTGGCACACATCTTCGCCTTCTGGGAGAGCCGCGCCTTCTACGACTCCTTCATGGCCCGGTCTCACGACCGGCTCGCGTCGGCCCAGTCGGGCACGTTCAAGGACGCCCAGGTCAGGCTCTTCGACTACCGCTTCGACGTGAAGACCGGCTTCGAACCGCGCTTCACGGACGCCGACCTGCTGCGTGTGGCGCTCTGCCGGGTCCACGAGGAGCGGGTCGAGCACTTCGTGCTGATGCAGGAGAAGGTGTGGAACCCGGCAATGGCCGGCTCGCCCGGCATGGTGCGCGGGCTGTTCGGGGAGGCGCCGGGGAACGAGTTCATGGTGCTGTCGATGTGGCGGTCGGCCGCCGAGCACGGCAAGTACCGCACCGAACGCGTGGAGCGGCTCGCCCTGCGAGCCCAGACGGAGGCGGACGTGGCGGCGCTCACCGGGGACGTCGTGGACATGGAGCCGAGCTGGACGGTCTGACTCCGGGCGGGTCGGACAGCTCCGGACCGATTGATCCCGGTCGGACAGGTGTGCGACCAGTGTGATCTGTGGTGCAGGATGTGTGTGACCTACGTTGTTTGGGCGCGGTACGAGTGCTCGACGGGCCCTCACCCGATCTAGGGTTTTGGCATGGCACGACCACGGCGCATCGTCCTTGTCCGGCACGGCGAGTCAACGGGCAATGTTGATGACTCCGTGTACGAGCGTGAGCCCGACCACGCCCTGGCGCTGACCGAGCGGGGCCGGCGGCAGGCGGAGGCGACGGGCGAGCAGCTGCGCGAGCTGTTCGGCGGCGAGCGCGTCAGCGTGTACGTCTCCCCGTACCGCCGAACCCACGAGACGCTGCGCGCCTTCCGTCTCGACCCCGGGCTCATACGGGTGCGCGAGGAACCCCGGCTGCGCGAGCAGGACTGGGGCAACTGGCAGGACCGGGACGAGGTCCGCCTGCAGAAGACCTACCGTGACGCCTACGGCCACTTCTTCTACCGCTTCGCCCAGGGCGAGTCCGGCGCCGACGTCTACGACCGGGTCGGCGGCTTCCTGGAGAGCCTGTTCCGCAGCTTCGAGGACCCCGACCATCCGCCGAACGTCCTGATCGTCACCCACGGTCTGGCCATGCGGCTGTTCTGCATGCGGTGGTTCCACTGGACGGTCGCGGAGTTCGAGTCGCTGTCGAACCCGGGGAACGGCGAGGTGCGGATGCTCGTTCTGGGAGACGACGGCAAGTACACGCTTGACCGGCCGTTCGACCGCTGGCGAGATCCCGAGCCCTACGGGATCACCGGATAGAGTGGCAGGGCGATGACCGCTGACTCCTCCCCCGACGTGCGCCTGGACCGCGCCCTGGCCAGCCTGCGCGGACTGTCCGTCGGGGACGCCCTGGGCTCCCAGTACTTCGTGCCGGTGAACTACCCTCTGCTGAAGCGCCGCGAAGTGCCGTCCGGGCCGTGGCAGTGGACGGACGACACGGAGATGGCCGGCTCCGTCGTCGCCGTCCTGGTCGCTCACCACCGCATCGACCAGGACGCTCTGGCCCGCTCCTTCGCAGAGCACCACGATTTCGACCGGGGCTACGGTCCCGCGGTCAACCGCCTGCTGCGGCTCGTCCGGGAGGGCGGCGACTGGCGCGAACTCGCCGCCGCGCTCTTCAACGGACAGGGGTCCTGGGGCAACGGCGCCGCGATGCGGATCGCCCCGCTGGGCGCCTGGTACGCGGACGACCCGGAGCAGGCGACCCACCAGGCGGAGATCTCGGCCTACACCACCCACCAGCATCGCGAGGCCGTCGTCGGCGCCATGGCCGTCTCCGCGGCCGCCGCGTTCGCCGCCGCCCCCGGCGGGCCGCCCGGTGCCGAGGCCCTCCTCGACGGGGTCATCGACCTGGTACCGAAGAGCGCGGTCGGCGCGGGACTGCGCCGGGCCCGGGACATGCTCGACTACGGCGACCCGGCCACGGTCGCGGCGGTACTGGGGTGCGGACGGCGGACGACCGCTCACGACACCGTGCCCTTCGCTATCTGGTCGGCAGCGCGAAGCCTCGGCGACTACCAGCAGGCGTTCTGGACGACCGCCCAGGTCGGCGGGGACGTCGACACCACCTGTGCCATCGTGGGCGGCGTGATCGCCTCGGGGAAGGCTGGGGCGCCGCCCGCCGAGTGGGTGGAGCGGACGGAGCCGCTGCCGGACTGGGTGCCCGCGTCGGTCTAGCGGGTCCAGCGGTCAGAACTCTCCCGCGTCGGTTCAGCGATCGCACTTGCCTGCATCGGTCTCGGGGGCATCGGCCTGGGGATCAGAACTCTCCGTGCACCTCGGGAACTCTCCGTGACCGGCTGCTCGTTGTCATTACATCCGCTGTGCGAGCCATGAGGCCGCACACACCGGAGATACGTGCAGGGAGCGCGAAGGGGGTGATCATGGAGGTCCTGCTCGCTGTTCTGATCCGCTGGTGGGACGCGTTCGCACGCCGCTTGAGACATGAGCGGACGGCCGGACCGCTGCCCTCACCGCCCGTCCCCCCTGCACGGTGCGGCCAACCGCGGCCGGTCGCGGACCGGCCCGACAGTCGCCGGCCGGCCTGTTTGCGGACCGCCGGCGAGCCGTCGAAGCCGTCTCGCGATGCCTCGGCGTCAGCCCAGCCCCGGCCCGGCCGAGCCGGAGAGCGCCTCCAGGTCGCTCTTGCGGACCCGGATCACCAACCAGGCGGTGGCCAGGGCGAGGACGGCCATCGCCGCGGCCGGGATGAAGGCAGCGGAGATGCCCTGGGCCAGCACTTCGTGCCCCCACGGCGCGGGCAGCTGATGCGTCCTGGCGAACTCCGCCTTCTGCTCCGCGGAGCCCTCGGTCATGAACTGCGGAAGCTGCTTCTCCGCCTCGTCCCTGGTCGCCGTGCCGAAGACGGTCGTCAGGATGGACAGACCCAGCGATCCGCCCACCTGCTGCGTGGTGTTGAGCAGCCCGGACGCGGCGCCCGCCTCGTGCTGGGCGACACCGGAGACGGCGGTGAGGGTGAGCGTCACGAAGTTCAGCCCCATGCCGAAGCCGAACACCAGCATCGGACCGAGGACCCCGCCCACGTACGAGCTGTCGGAGCTGATGAGCGCCTGCCAGGCCAGTCCGATCGCCGCGAGCGCCGAGCCAAGGAGCATGAACGGCTTCGGGCCCAGCACCGGCAGGAACCGCTGCGACAGACCCGCCCCGAGCGCGATCACGACCGTCACGGGCAGGAAGGCGAGCCCCGCCTCGATCGGGCTGTAGCCGAGCACGTTCTGCACGAACAGCACGATGTAGAAGAACATGCCGAACATCGCCGCCGCGAGGCTCAGCATGATCACGTACGTGCCCGAGCGGTTCCGGTCGGTGAACATCCGCAGCGGGGTGATCGGCTCCTTGGCCCGGGACTCGATGATCCCGAAGGCCGCCAGCAGGACCATCGCGGCGGCGAAGGACCCGATGGTGAGGCCGTCCCGCCATCCCTCGTCCGCCGCCCGGATGAAGCCGTAGACGAGGGACGCCATGCCCGCGGTCGAGGTCACCGCGCCCGCTATGTCGAAGCGGCCGGTGTGCCGTTCGGACTCGCCGATGTAGAGCGGTGTGAGCACGGCGATCAGCACGCCGATCGGCACGTTCACGAAGAGCACCCAACGCCAGTCGAGCCACTCGGTGAGCATGCCGCCCGCGAGCAGGCCGATGGCACCACCACCCGCGGACACGGCGGCGAAGACACCGAAGGCCCGGTTGCGCTCCGGCCCCTCGGGGAACGTGGTGGTGATGAGCGCCAGCGAGGTGGGCGACGCGATCGCGCCTCCCACGCCCTGGAGGACCCGTGCGGCCAGCAACTGCCACGGCTCCTGGGCGAGCCCGCCGAGCAGCGAGGCGAAGGTGAAGAGCAGGATGCCGGTCATGAACACCCGACGGCGCCCGAGGATGTCACCGGCGCGGCCGCCGAGGAGCAGCAGTCCGCCGAAGGTGAGTGTGTAGGAGCTGACGACCCAGGTGAGGTCGGTCGTGCTGAACTTGAGCGCGTCTTGTATGTGCGGGAGCGCGATGTTCACAATCGTCGCGTCGAGTACCACCATGAGTTGGCAGGCCGCGATGACGGTGAGCGCGATGCCGGGGCGTCCCTCCCGGCGTGCCGCACCTGGCTTCTGGTCCTTGAGCAATGGAGAGGTTGTCACTATGGGTCCCCCACGAGTGCGTTAGTGAACGCTTGCGTTCACTGTCGCGTCAACGGTAGTGAGTCCCCGACAGTGAACGCAAGCGTTCACTCGTGGCGTCGTCGTGCGGTACGTCCCCCTTTGCCGCCGTCCGGCGCGTCCCCCCCATCCCCGAAATCCCCGCTTCGTCTGCTCCTTGGAGAGAGTCCGATGGTTACCCCGAGCTGGGCGGATGCCCCCGCTCAGACGGCCGCCCGCCGCCGCGGCGCCGTGCTCGAACGCGCGATCCTCGACGCCGCGCTGGATCAACTCAGCACCGTCGGCTGGAACGGCCTGACGATGGAGGGCGTCGCCGCCGGTGCCCAGACCGGAAAGGCCGCCGTCTATCGGCGCTGGCCGTCCAAGGAGGATCTCGTCGCTGACGCCCTGCGTGCCGGACTGCCGCACTTCGACGCGGTGCCGGACGAGGGCAGCGTGCGTGATGACCTCTTGGCGCTGTGCCGGAGGGCCCGCGACGCGATGTTCTCCCGTCCGGGTTTCGCGCTTCGCTCGGTGATTCACGAGTGCGACACGACGCAGGCCGAGCGCTTCCATGCCGTGATCTTCGAGGGTGTCGTGGAGCCCACTATCAAGATGCTGCGGGAGGTCATCGAGCGCGGGATCAAGCGAGGCGAGGTGCGTTCAGACGCTGCGAACGGATATGTCTTCGACGCCATCCCGGCGATGATGATGTACCGATCCAAGATGTGCGGCTGCGAATGGCGTGACCAGGAAGTCGAGGAGATGATCGACCAGTTGATGGTTCCGCTGCTGCGGTCGAGCGGCGCCTGACAGGGGTCGGCGAAGGCCGTGGCACCGCTGGGGCCGACCGGGGTGTCGCGGGCGGTTCCGGGCGGCGTAACCTAGGGTCGCCATGCCGTACGAACCGCCTACTCACACCGTCGAGCGCTCCCTTCGAGCCACGACCGGAGCGAAGATCGTTGCAGGTGTCGACGAGGTGGGGCGCGGCGCGTGGGCCGGTCCCGTCACCGTCTGCGCGGCGATCACCGGACTGCGCCGGCCGCCCGAGGGTCTCACCGACTCGAAGCTGCTCACCATCAAGCGACGCACCGAACTCGCCGAGGAACTGCGGAAATGGGTGACGTCGTACGCCCTGGGGCACGCCTCCCCGGAGGAGATAGACGACCTGGGGATGACGGCCGCGCTGCGGCTCGCCGCGGGACGTGCCCTGGACGCCCTGCCGGTCCGCCCCGACGCCGTCATCCTCGACGGGAAGCACGACTATCTCGGTGCACCCTGGCGGGTCCGCACGGTGATCAAGGGCGACCAGTCGTGCGTGGCTGTCGCGGCGGCCTCGGTGATCGCCAAGGTCCAGCGCGACAAAATGATGGCCGAACTGGGTATCGACCATGCAGACTTCGGTTTTGCGGACAACGCCGGGTACCCCTCACCCGTGCACAAGGCCGCACTGGCGGAGCGGGGCCCCACCCCCTTCCACCGGTTGTCGTGGGCGTATCTTGATGCGCTGCCCCAGTGGCGGCACCTCAAGAAGGTCCGCAGCTTGACGGACGGAAGCGTTCCGGAAATCGAGGGTCAGCTCGGCTTCGATTTCTGACGGTTTCGTTCGCACGCATGCGCCACCCGCCGAAGCGGGCCGTACCAACGTTTGATAAATATCAACCCATGCCTCTCATTCCCGAGGAGCCTCAGATTCACGAGAGTGCCCAGGGTCCCCGCGCCACTCCGGCCAGCGGCCGCACCGCGCCGACCCCTCGCCCCGTACCCGGCCCCCGTCCCGCGGCTCCGTCGCGTCCCGGTCGTCCCGGTCCTCTCCGGCCCGCGCCGCCGGCGCAACGCGCGCCGCGTGACGCGGCCGCCAAGCCCGGTCCGTCGGGCCCAGCAGCCGGTGCCGCCGCTCCGGCCGCCCCGCAGATCCAGCTGATCCCGGCTTCCGCCGAAGGCGCGCTCGACGCCGCCGAGGAGGCCGTGGACCTGCTCCTGGACTCCGGTCGCGCCCCCGGCGACGTCCTGGTGATCACGACCGGCGAACAGCACCCGTGGGCCGCCCACGAGCTGTCCTTCGGCGAGACCTCCTACTGGGCCCAGCACGACGCCGGTGACGACGTCTTCTACACGGACGCCACCGTCGCCGGCCGCGCCGCGTCTCGTCCGGTGGTCGTGGTCGCCGTCAACGGCGGTGCCGAGGCCGCAGCCGCGAGCGCCCTGTCCCTGGCCCACTCCCGGGCCACCGCCCTGCTGATCGTCTGCGGTGATCCGCAGCGGATCAACTCGGTGCTGGGCACGAGCGTCTGAGCCGGTGCCGTGGCGTCCGGTCGGGCGCCCGGGGCTGACTTCAGGCGCCGCTTCGGCGGCTGTGCACGGAGGGTGGTTCGGCGTGCCCGGAGGGCTGGACGCCGTGGTTGCGTGCGGTCCTTCCCGGGTGGCCTCAATGCCGTTCGGGGGGCGTGCCGACTGTCGGTCACCGGAAACGTGGTGAGCCGTACGACGGGGTACGGCCCCGAGTCCGTGCGGAACGGCCTGTCCAGGGACGGTCTGCCAGTGGCCTCAGCGTGCCGCCGCAGCGCGGCGCAGCACCTCGGAGGCGGCGCCGCCGGTGCGCGGCAGCGGCGGCGGTGCCTCCGACGTGGCGAACGGCTCCGGTTCCGAGGCCGAGTGAGGGCGGCGTCCGCCGCGGCCCTCGCCGAGCACCTGCCAGCCGTCACGGGTCAGCGTGACGTACGCCCCGCAGCGCAACCCGTGCAGGGTGCAGGCGTCGCGCAGCCCCCACATCCACGCGCCGTCCTCCTCCGTCCAACGGGCGTCGCCCTCACGGCAGTAGAGGAGCACGGCGGTGCGCACCGGTGTCCGGCGCCGCAGATCGTGCGGAATGATCCGGCGCAGCTGCGCCAGCAGCACGTTGCGGAACATCCAGCCGTCGGCCGGGGCCGGTCGACGGACGAACGAGGCGCTCGCCCGCAGCCGCTCGTCCGGGTCGAGCACGGCGATGACAGCCGTCGCCGGCTGCGGGTGGTGCCGGGCGTGCAGCCCGCTGACGACTTCACGGGGGTTTCGGAGCAGCGGGATCCCGGCGGCGGCCCATTCCGCGGGTTCGAGCAAGCGGTTGGCGGAAGCGGCGGATGTCGACGCCGCTGCCGAGGCCGGAGCGAATCCGAAGGTCACGGTCCTCCCTTCGGCTACGCGCCCACACTGCGGGCGGGGTCGGATTCTGGGAGCGCGCACCGCAGCGAAGCCCTACCGGATCGGCGGTCGTGCCGTGCGGGAGCGGACCTCAATTCTTCCTGTCGAACTTGAATGCGGCAACGAGCAATTGGGTCAGCCGACCGTTATCAGATGATGCGCGGCTAATATCCCCACCCTGTGCGTCACCGGGCCACCCATGGGGCGTTCGAGCACGACACGTTCGTACGTCACGGGGGTGCGCGGCGTCCAGAGGTGTGCGCGACCGGGCAGGTGGCGGTGCCCGGTCAGAGGGCCGGTGCCCGGCAGGGCGGTGGCGGCTGTCGCTCTCGACGCTCGGTCAGCCCTGCACGGCCAGCACCAGCGGCAACACCCCCTGCGCACCGGAGCGTCGGAGCATGCGGGCCGCGACCGCGAGGGTCCAGCCGGTCTCCGTGTAGTCGTCCACGAGGAGGACCGGGCCCTGCGCCTCGGCGAGGGCGGACGCGAGGACCGGCGGCACGGTCAGTGCCCCGTCGAGCGCCTTCAGCCGCTGGGCACTGTTGCTGCGGGGTCCCGGGTACACGTCGCCCGTGAACTCGACGGCGCCCAGTAGCGGCAGCCGGCCGACTTCCGCGATGCGCGCTCCCAGGGAGTGGATCAACCGGGGCCGTGTGCGGGAGGCGACGGTGACGACGCCCGCCGGGCGAGGCTGCGGGTCCGACGCGCCCGGGGCCCAGCCGCCGGGTCCCCGGGCCCAGTCGGCCAGCACGCCCACCACGGCCTTCGCCACGTCGTCCGGCACGGGCTCGTCGGGGGCCTGGGCCGCGAACATGGGCCGCAGCCGGTTGCCCCAGCCGATGTCCGACAGGCGCCCCAACGCACGCCCCGGCGCGGCCTGTTCGCCGACCGGGATACGTCCCTTGAGGTCCACTCCGATCGCCGGCAGCCCGGTCGGCCACATCCGGCGCGGCTCCACCTCGACACCCGCCCGCCCCAGGTCCACGCGCGCGGCGTCGAGCGCCTCCGCGGACGTGTCAGCGGCGAAGCGCGGGCCCGCGCAGTTGTCGCAGCGACCACACGGCTTGGCGGCCTCGTCGTCCAGCTGGCGCTGCAGGAACTCCATCCGGCAGTCCGTCGTCGACGCGTACTCGCGCATCGCCTGCTGCTCGGCCTTGCGCTGTCGCGCCACCCACGCGTACCGCTCGGCGTCGTACGTCCAGGGCTGCCCGGTCGCGATCCAGCCTCCCTTGACCCGCTTGACCGCCCCGTCCACGTCGAGGACCTTGAGCATGGACTCCAGTCGGGAGCGGCGCAGCTCCACCAGGGGCTCCAGGGCGGGCAGCGACAGGGGCCTCTCCGCGTGCGCGAGGATGTCGAGCGTGCGACGCACCAGGTCTTCCGAGGGGAAGGCGAGCGACGCGAAGTACTCCCAGATCGCCTCGTCCTCCTTCCCTGGGAGCAGGAGCACCTCGGCGTGTTCCACACCGCGTCCCGCACGGCCCACCTGCTGGTAGTAGGCGATCGGGGAGGAGGGCGACCCGAGGTGCACCACGAAGCCCAGATCGGGCTTGTCGAAGCCCATGCCGAGCGCCGAGGTGGCGACCAGCGCCTTCACCTTGTTGGCGAGCAGATCCTCCTCGGCCTGCTGACGGTCGGCGTTCTCCGTCTTGCCCGTGTACGAGGCGACCGTGTGCCCGCGCTGCCGGAGGAAGGCGGTGACCTCCTCGGCGGCGGCGACCGTGAGCGTGTAGATGATCCCGGAACCCGGCAGTTCGTCGAGGTGTTCGGCGAGCCAGGCCATCCGGTGCGCGGCGTCCGACAGCCGCAGCACGCTCAGGCTCAGGCTGCCCCGGTCCAGCGGACCGCGCAGCACGAGGGCGTCCGAACTGCCGCCGGTGCCGAGCTGTTCCGCGACGTCGGCCGTCACGCGCGCGTTGGCGGTGGCGGTGGTCGCGAGCACCGGGACACCGGGCGGGAGGTCGGCGAGCATCGTGCGCAGCCGGCGGTAGTCGGGCCGGAAGTCGTGGCCCCAGTCGGAGATGCAGTGCGCCTCGTCCACCACCAGCAGCCCGGTGGCGGCCGCGAGCCGGGGCAGCACCTGGTCCCGGAAGTCCGGGTTGTTGAGCCGCTCAGGACTCACCAGCAGGACGTCGACCTCACCCGCGGCGATCTCGTCCTGAACGGCGTCCCACTCCTCGGTGTTGGAGGAGTTGATGGTCCGGGCGTGGATGCCGGCCCGGGCCGCCGCCTCGACCTGGTTCCGCATGAGCGCGAGCAGCGGGGACACGATCACGGTCGGACCGCTGCCCTGGGCCCGCAGCAGCGAGGTCGCCACGAAGTAGACCGCGGACTTGCCCCAGCCCGTGCGCTGGACGACCAGGGCGCGGCGTCTGTCGGCGACCAGTGCCTCGATGGCCCGCCACTGGTCCTCGCGCAGCCGGGCCGTTCCCGAGACGTCCCCGACGAGACGGGCGAGGACAGCGTCGGCCGCCGCCCGGAGATCCGCGTTGCTCGTGTGCTCCATGCGCTCCATACAACAGGACGGCACTGACAGCGCGAGCGGTGCACGAGGTAATCAGACTCCTCGTCGTTTCGAGTGACGTGTCCCTGATCGGAGTTATCCACAGGGTCAAGCGGAGCTTCGGATTCCGCGAGATCGTCTCCGCATGACGAACCACAGCGAAGCGACTGGATCCTCCGAAAACGGCGACATCACCGGGTCCGACGGGCACGGCAGGCACCAGGACGGTGGACAGGAGAAGCGGGGGAGCGACGGGACCGGGCCGCACGTCCCAAGCCCCCCGTACGACGGCCACGGCGGCGAGCACCAGGTCACCCTGCGCACCCCCGCCGAACTGGCCGACGCCCTCCCGTATCTGCTCGGATACCGCCCCGAGGACAGCATCGTCCTGGTCGCCCTGCACGACAGGGACGGACGCGGGCGGTTCGGGGGCCGGGCCCGGCTCGGCATCCCCGCCAACGCTGACGACTGGCCGTCGGCGGCCCGGCAACTGGCCCACGGGCTGGTGACAGGCAGCGAGCGCCGAGGGGCCCGCCCCGAGTCGATGGTCGCCTTCCTCTGCCAGGAACCGGAGAAGGGCGAGTCCGGCCGACAGATCATGGAGCGGCTGAGGCCGCTGGCCCACAGGCTGCGCGTGGAGTGCGGGTCCCTGGACGTGACAGTGGTCGAGGCGCTGTGCATCTCTGACGGTCGTTACTGGTCGTACTGCTGTGACAACGCGGCGTGCTGCCCGCCCGAGGGAGCCTC
The genomic region above belongs to Streptomyces coeruleorubidus and contains:
- a CDS encoding phosphotransferase; translated protein: MNWVFPDGWDCEARLVDGRWVERRPRRPDVERQLRTETRLLPWLAPYVPLAVPVPHILAGDPLIVRHALVPGEPLAEPDAFQGRVLGLFLRALHSADTEEAVRRGVPPAREVLLERAALADDFRARVLPLLPPDRRAPASDLLKAVSRLPAEALVHGDLGPEHLLAQDGALTGVIDFGDAHIGDPAIDLAWALNGTSPAFAEACITAYAAPPALRERSRIWHRLGPWYEVTHGLDIGDQDTVRSGLDGVRDRLSDIRGP
- a CDS encoding TerD family protein, with product MDGLNKGLRKVEIAVRWDPSPAGQPSTDLDLVAATYPADDPHGDPAYVVHFDSRSPDGTIYLNRDSKDGQGFGYDEVMTLELDRLDGRYARVVVGVVIQQRPAERTFVSVVNPGLRIREGYTVLAEDNFGGVLGATAATVAEFVRDGSGPWDFNPGLRGFEGDPVDFARTMGAAHRP
- a CDS encoding YdbC family protein, encoding MLVKWIRCTVVDRRGFERGQRKWAGLLGEPGFRGQGGGWSRGRPGVAHIFAFWESRAFYDSFMARSHDRLASAQSGTFKDAQVRLFDYRFDVKTGFEPRFTDADLLRVALCRVHEERVEHFVLMQEKVWNPAMAGSPGMVRGLFGEAPGNEFMVLSMWRSAAEHGKYRTERVERLALRAQTEADVAALTGDVVDMEPSWTV
- a CDS encoding histidine phosphatase family protein, encoding MARPRRIVLVRHGESTGNVDDSVYEREPDHALALTERGRRQAEATGEQLRELFGGERVSVYVSPYRRTHETLRAFRLDPGLIRVREEPRLREQDWGNWQDRDEVRLQKTYRDAYGHFFYRFAQGESGADVYDRVGGFLESLFRSFEDPDHPPNVLIVTHGLAMRLFCMRWFHWTVAEFESLSNPGNGEVRMLVLGDDGKYTLDRPFDRWRDPEPYGITG
- a CDS encoding ADP-ribosylglycohydrolase family protein, translating into MTADSSPDVRLDRALASLRGLSVGDALGSQYFVPVNYPLLKRREVPSGPWQWTDDTEMAGSVVAVLVAHHRIDQDALARSFAEHHDFDRGYGPAVNRLLRLVREGGDWRELAAALFNGQGSWGNGAAMRIAPLGAWYADDPEQATHQAEISAYTTHQHREAVVGAMAVSAAAAFAAAPGGPPGAEALLDGVIDLVPKSAVGAGLRRARDMLDYGDPATVAAVLGCGRRTTAHDTVPFAIWSAARSLGDYQQAFWTTAQVGGDVDTTCAIVGGVIASGKAGAPPAEWVERTEPLPDWVPASV
- a CDS encoding MFS transporter → MTTSPLLKDQKPGAARREGRPGIALTVIAACQLMVVLDATIVNIALPHIQDALKFSTTDLTWVVSSYTLTFGGLLLLGGRAGDILGRRRVFMTGILLFTFASLLGGLAQEPWQLLAARVLQGVGGAIASPTSLALITTTFPEGPERNRAFGVFAAVSAGGGAIGLLAGGMLTEWLDWRWVLFVNVPIGVLIAVLTPLYIGESERHTGRFDIAGAVTSTAGMASLVYGFIRAADEGWRDGLTIGSFAAAMVLLAAFGIIESRAKEPITPLRMFTDRNRSGTYVIMLSLAAAMFGMFFYIVLFVQNVLGYSPIEAGLAFLPVTVVIALGAGLSQRFLPVLGPKPFMLLGSALAAIGLAWQALISSDSSYVGGVLGPMLVFGFGMGLNFVTLTLTAVSGVAQHEAGAASGLLNTTQQVGGSLGLSILTTVFGTATRDEAEKQLPQFMTEGSAEQKAEFARTHQLPAPWGHEVLAQGISAAFIPAAAMAVLALATAWLVIRVRKSDLEALSGSAGPGLG
- a CDS encoding TetR/AcrR family transcriptional regulator yields the protein MVTPSWADAPAQTAARRRGAVLERAILDAALDQLSTVGWNGLTMEGVAAGAQTGKAAVYRRWPSKEDLVADALRAGLPHFDAVPDEGSVRDDLLALCRRARDAMFSRPGFALRSVIHECDTTQAERFHAVIFEGVVEPTIKMLREVIERGIKRGEVRSDAANGYVFDAIPAMMMYRSKMCGCEWRDQEVEEMIDQLMVPLLRSSGA
- a CDS encoding ribonuclease HII → MPYEPPTHTVERSLRATTGAKIVAGVDEVGRGAWAGPVTVCAAITGLRRPPEGLTDSKLLTIKRRTELAEELRKWVTSYALGHASPEEIDDLGMTAALRLAAGRALDALPVRPDAVILDGKHDYLGAPWRVRTVIKGDQSCVAVAAASVIAKVQRDKMMAELGIDHADFGFADNAGYPSPVHKAALAERGPTPFHRLSWAYLDALPQWRHLKKVRSLTDGSVPEIEGQLGFDF